The following coding sequences lie in one Vicia villosa cultivar HV-30 ecotype Madison, WI unplaced genomic scaffold, Vvil1.0 ctg.000860F_1_1, whole genome shotgun sequence genomic window:
- the LOC131631746 gene encoding uncharacterized protein LOC131631746 produces MTTYAAHEQDASNAPINPSEIIEVTPLQMVTLFDLITKRPRTMHARRTIETTRRPRNPNSGQISQSSVPSSREEPTKEGSRYNHNAIVKIVTEILNEDNVSSKIPGPKNPVLPKSNVIGHVSDTAGTYVPTNDEINENVHVSDKKRNDVSIDHIEIPDGVGHNEEIPSNVSTNTCVNHSEKGHAKEKEPEKTQTDKVINLDDLSDDDLVASINPSIARRLMRREGKQDVAEVSLKKKAGAKSVSVGPKKVWSKVVPKKRKARSISENESDSDVAVDVNDIHPKKKVSTSKLAASVPEVPIDNISFHYPSSTVTQLSKCYEVMVKEFIVNLHEDCGNKETEEYLKVFARGKCINFSPTVINKFLERSNEAQPELEVFDNQMCKEITVGQVKTWPVKGKFIFAIGTKSKADYGTYIFKQTLKHAGSYSVKGFGVQKIGFERLISSLETSENAKSAYTAEEEQGEDDDGSDNQIEKEASPDDGTDNSVELSSSESED; encoded by the exons ATGACCACTTATGCTGCTCATGAACAAGACGCTTCCAATGCTCCCATTAACCCTAGTGAGATTATTGAAGTCACTCCTTTGCAGATGGTAACCCTTTTCGATCTCATAACAAAACGACCCAGAACAATGCATGCACGAAGAACCATAGAGACTACAAGAAGACCTAGGAATCCCAACTCTGGTCAGATTTCTCAATCGTCTGTCCCTTCCTCTAGGGAAGAGCCAACCAAAGAAGGCTCAAGGTATAATCACAACGCTATTGTCAAAATTGTTACCGAAATCCTAAATGAGGACAATGTTTCATCCAAGATCCCTGGTCCTAAGAATCCCGTGCTTCCTAAGTCAAATGTCATTGGGCATGTTAGTGACACCGCTGGCACCTATGTCCCAACAAATGATGAAATTAATGAGAATGTGCATGTGAGTGACAAGAAAAGAAATGATGTTAGTATTGATCACATTGAAATTCCTGATGGTGTTGGACACAATGAAGAGATCCCCAGCAATGTTTCTACTAACACCTGTGTAAATCACTCTGAAAAGGGCCATGCTAAAGAAAAAGAACCAGAGAAAACTCAGACTGACAAGGTAATCAACCTTGATGATCTCTCTGACGATGACCTGGTTGCTTCCATCAATCCAAGCATAGCCAGAAGGCTAATGAGGAGGGAAGGAAAGCAAGATGTAGCTGAGGTCTCTCTGAAAAAGAAGGCAGGGGCCAAGTCCGTTTCTGTTGGACCAAAGAAGGTATGGAGCAAAGTGGTGCCTAAGAAGAGAAAGGCCAGAAGCATTTCTGAGAATGAGTCAGATTCTGATGTTGCTGTGGATGTCAATGACATTCATCCCAAGAAGAAGGTCTCTACTAGCAAGCTGGCTGCCAGTGTTCCTGAAGTACCTATTGATAACATTTCATTTCACTATCCCTCCAGT ACTGTGACTCAACTCTCTAAGTGTTATGAAGTCATGGTGAAGGAGTTCATTGTGAATCTACATGAAGACTGTGGCAATAAGGAAACTGAGGAGTATTTAAAAGTGTTTGCCAGAGGAAAATGTATTAACTTCTCACCCACTGTGATCaacaaatttctggaaaggtcAAATGAAGCTCAGCCAGAGCTGGAAGTGTTTGATAATCAAATGTGCAAAGAGATTACTGTTGGCCAAGTGAAGACATGGCCTGTCAAAG GTAAATTCATCTTTGCTATTGGTACTAAGTCCAAAGCTGATTATGGTACTTATATTTTTAAGCAAACCTTAAAGCATGCTGGTAGCTATAGTGTCAAAG GATTTGGAGTCCAGAAAATTGGCTTTGAAAGATTAATCAGCTCTCTGGAAACGAGTGAAAATGCTAAATCTGCATATACTGCTGAGGAGGAACagggtgaagatgatgatggttcAGACAATCAGATTGAGAAAGAAGCCAGTCCTGATGATGGCACTGATAACAGTGTAGAACTCAGTAGCTCTGAGTCTGAAGACTAA